A DNA window from Lachancea thermotolerans CBS 6340 chromosome G complete sequence contains the following coding sequences:
- the KSH1 gene encoding Ksh1p (highly similar to uniprot|Q8TGJ3 Saccharomyces cerevisiae YNL024C-A Identified by gene-trapping microarray-based expression analysis and genome-wide homology searching), with product MSALFNFQALLQVLLLLICSCTYIHSQWPSLLDRYKEHSMLGAFWKCARIGERASPYVSIACIIMAVNQFQT from the coding sequence ATGAGTGCTCTATTCAATTTTCAAGCGCTGCTTCAGGTTCTGCTCCTACTTATCTGTTCGTGCACATACATTCACTCGCAGTGGCCATCTCTGTTAGACAGGTACAAAGAACACAGCATGCTAGGCGCCTTCTGGAAGTGTGCTCGCATTGGCGAAAGAGCTAGCCCTTACGTGAGCATCGCCTGCATAATTATGGCGGTGAACCAGTTTCAAACATGA
- the FAP1 gene encoding Fap1p (similar to uniprot|P53971 Saccharomyces cerevisiae YNL023C) — protein MTSGQDQIAEAEFDEGYVVVRADSETSEAFENVGEDLDEQDEQDEQDEQDELDEQGDTYDQPYYEKTIKEIAKGDRYPCMICTVEMDFTCHMYACPECYRVFDYECIREWAVKSTQKSVTKTWKCPNCYFEKKDVPLKNRPTCWCGKNIHPEPNPLNPNSCGQTCDAPICVHGCSSTCHLGPHPTCMRMVQTKCRCGKKSKDVFCSEARKHQELFRCGNPCGLTLPCGVHKCQRECHNGVCGECPETIAKEINCYCGLESLPSIKCQDVKIQSKSQDGSGKKWIGAFACSRIRTVEYSCREHSFAEPCKAPPSIAGRIPCPYSPKALKTCPCGETPLENMETPRTKCTDPIPTCDATCGKLLSCGRHRCPFKCHTGTCMEICTCSDKIKCSCNSRPFIVPCKFQGPPRCNTKCESLMSCRRHRCAERCCDGRSLAQVREKKVFLTRDKLDESLVEAQHICLKKCNLKLSCGRHFCQRKCHPGNCPPCLESDSNDLVCPCGKTVAPAPVRCGTVLPPCRNPCIKTLQGPLDCGHPPMPHACHSLDEPCPSCTAPVFKQCKCGKNKKVRTLCFQNNVSCGRVCGKQLVSCHHSCTKTCHREGECQSICKQVCGISRSNCSHICRFKCHTGSPCPDVPCNVTVEVKCGCGHRSSFATCAAHEGQDPADQRPLECTEDCAAARRRLELMEAFGMNTETVQPTEGIVDLAALAEKVTTFQELMLPFTEASLSIFAKQSNWCSQIEEHLNRLMSDISKPSLHFKPMKPPQRHFIHELAQAYKLYCESQDKEPKRSVYVKKTVDSRKPSLSLKEALPLYQSFKNAQKERKLKELERSTTTRILNYTSTGESSPPVAQINGLLIQKVFEGTDEKTIEACFADYLKHTLIKDPNYLKLDSGDVMVFAENYATASINVERDINRVVGHLDLIAKDSFLAEGVTVCRVEQVMAEETNRSDESSVAEAPEDPLFV, from the coding sequence ATGACTTCAGGCCAAGACCAGATCGCGGAAGCAGAGTTCGATGAGGGCTACGTAGTAGTCAGGGCTGATTCCGAAACTTCTGAAGCCTTCGAAAATGTTGGCGAGGATTTAGATGAACAAGATGAGCAAGATGAGCAGGATGAGCAGGATGAACTAGATGAGCAAGGCGATACGTATGACCAGCCGTATTATGAAAAGACAATCAAGGAGATTGCAAAGGGTGACCGCTACCCTTGCATGATTTGTACGGTCGAGATGGATTTTACCTGCCATATGTACGCGTGCCCAGAGTGTTATAGGGTTTTTGACTACGAATGTATACGCGAATGGGCTGTCAAGTCGACACAGAAGAGTGTTACTAAGACGTGGAAATGTCCCAACTGCTACTTCGAGAAAAAGGACGTTCCCCTCAAAAACCGGCCCACTTGTTGGTGTGGGAAGAACATTCACCCAGAGCCAAACCCGCTAAATCCAAATAGTTGTGGTCAGACATGTGATGCCCCAATATGTGTCCATGGGTGTTCTAGCACTTGCCATCTGGGACCCCATCCTACATGTATGCGCATGGTTCAAACAAAATGCCGATGCGGCAAGAAATCAAAGGATGTCTTTTGTTCGGAGGCTCGGAAGCACCAAGAGCTGTTCCGCTGCGGCAATCCTTGCGGCTTAACACTGCCGTGCGGCGTTCACAAGTGCCAGCGTGAATGTCACAATGGCGTTTGCGGTGAATGTCCTGAAACGATAGCGAAAGAGATCAACTGTTACTGTGGATTAGAAAGCCTGCCTTCTATCAAATGTCAAGACGTCAAGATCCAGAGCAAGTCACAAGATGGCTCCGGCAAAAAATGGATCGGAGCATTTGCATGCAGTCGTATACGTACTGTCGAATACAGCTGCAGAGAACATTCTTTCGCTGAACCATGTAAGGCGCCACCTTCAATCGCCGGACGAATTCCGTGCCCATACTCCCCGAAAGCTTTAAAGACGTGCCCCTGTGGCGAAACTCCTCTGGAAAATATGGAAACTCCACGCACAAAATGTACGGACCCCATTCCTACTTGCGACGCGACATGTGGAAAGCTACTCAGTTGTGGACGGCACAGGTGCCCATTTAAATGCCACACAGGCACCTGTATGGAAATCTGTACCTGTTCTgacaagatcaagtgcTCATGCAATTCGAGACCGTTTATTGTCCCTTGTAAATTTCAAGGGCCGCCTCGCTGTAATACAAAGTGCGAATCGCTTATGTCTTGCCGTCGCCACAGGTGCGCAGAAAGGTGCTGTGACGGGAGAAGCCTCGCCCAGGTGcgcgaaaaaaaagtgttcCTTACGCGCGACAAATTGGACGAGTCATTGGTCGAAGCTCAGCACATTTGCCTGAAAAAATGCAACTTGAAGCTGTCTTGCGGCAGGCATTTTTGTCAAAGGAAGTGTCACCCTGGAAACTGTCCTCCCTGTTTGGAGAGCGATTCTAATGATCTTGTATGTCCATGTGGTAAAACAGTGGCACCCGCTCCGGTGCGCTGCGGGACAGTGCTGCCTCCGTGCAGAAATCCATGCATCAAGACTCTTCAAGGGCCTCTGGACTGCGGACATCCGCCAATGCCACACGCGTGTCACTCTCTCGACGAGCCATGCCCTTCATGTACAGCGCCCGTGTTTAAACAGTGCAAATGtggaaaaaacaagaaagtcaGAACTTTGtgctttcaaaataatGTCTCTTGTGGTCGTGTGTGTGGCAAGCAGCTTGTATCATGCCACCACAGCTGTACTAAAACATGTCATCGAGAGGGCGAGTGCCAGTCCATTTGTAAACAAGTGTGCGGTATTTCAAGATCAAACTGTAGCCATATTTGCAGATTCAAGTGCCATACTGGAAGCCCGTGCCCAGATGTCCCTTGCAATGTCACAGTCGAGGTCAAGTGCGGATGTGGACATCGCTCTTCGTTTGCTACATGTGCTGCCCACGAGGGCCAAGATCCCGCGGATCAACGCCCTCTCGAATGCACCGAAGATTGCGCCGCGGCAAGAAGACGGCTAGAACTGATGGAGGCATTTGGTATGAATACTGAAACAGTTCAGCCAACTGAAGGAATAGTTGATTTAGCGGCTTTGGCCGAAAAAGTTACCACCTTTCAGGAGCTCATGCTGCCTTTTACCGAGGCTTCCTTGTCGATATTTGCGAAGCAAAGCAACTGGTGCTCTCAGATTGAAGAACACCTGAATAGGCTAATGAGCGACATTAGCAAACCAAGTCTACACTTCAAGCCTATGAAACCTCCTCAGCGCCATTTCATTCATGAGCTGGCTCAGGCTTACAAGCTATACTGTGAGTCGCAGGACAAGGAACCTAAGCGATCAGTATACGTGAAAAAGACAGTCGACTCTCGTAAGCCTTCACTATCCTTAAAAGAAGCACTCCCTCTCTACCaatctttcaagaatgcccaaaaagagaggaaactgaaagagcttgaaagatccACCACAACGAGGATCTTAAACTACACCTCCACAGGTGAGAGTTCTCCGCCGGTCGCGCAGATCAACGGCCTTTTGATCCAGAAGGTCTTTGAAGGCACGGACGAAAAGACTATCGAGGCTTGTTTTGCGGACTATCTGAAGCACACACTTATCAAAGATCCAAACTATCTCAAGCTAGACTCTGGTGACGTTATGGTTTTTGCGGAAAATTACGCTACGGCAAGCATTAATGTTGAACGCGACATCAACAGGGTTGTTGGACATCTTGATCTTATTGCAAAAGACAGCTTTCTCGCGGAAGGCGTGACAGTATGCCGCGTTGAGCAAGTAATGGCAGAAGAGACTAACCGCTCCGATGAATCAAGCGTGGCTGAAGCGCCGGAAGATCCTTTATTTGTTTAA
- the ICE2 gene encoding Ice2p (similar to uniprot|P40499 Saccharomyces cerevisiae YIL090W ICE2 Integral ER membrane protein with type-III transmembrane domains mutations cause defects in cortical ER morphology in both the mother and daughter cells) has product MFPRSVIQSARVCLTSFYLLLILITIPISFQVGGLYCGLSFTVTLFNLYLITTTLKIAARARGLAKLASAAYYAQHFFIPSLLFLFLSGFSNDELKRQIDTNTRPDESLIDLLRSTTQSQTWVFYYYYYQYVVRPWQFMLLRSTPYFTLLEGFFTVLGIQAVGETNRWLSRGNGSNMWVISGLMASGGVITAALYYLYRIYVTPIWELSVQTASLLGFTFSIVSGLGIYGIVSGRGSTIESSLFFAYIVRCLYEISPQLATSAMDEIFTLVKETWHNQHRSLRSSDTLLTYYRDIILKNGEMVWDAILARTNVNVGASGTPVWASWNRVQPLWKFVKHFTSSVPSSIQEIFYLTLEMAREAIAPAVVINLCFRILIFYSATRIIPALQKKHKRRSRRFMRMLYWYSPCIVIAMYTHLILQYSGQISNDLCLWGCFPWSVPDTPKVVVDSWGFWNWCNIFCTMAIYASELLGSKS; this is encoded by the coding sequence ATGTTTCCCCGAAGCGTTATCCAGAGCGCCCGCGTGTGTCTCACGTCGTTCTACCTCCTCCTGATCTTGATCACGATCCCCATATCATTCCAGGTGGGAGGACTGTACTGTGGGCTATCATTCACTGTCACGCTGTTCAACTTGTATTTGATAACCACCACACTCAAAATCGCGGCTCGCGCGCGTGGCCTAGCAAAGCTCGCCAGCGCTGCATACTATGCCCAGCACTTTTTCATCCCGTCCCTgctttttctgtttctttcGGGATTCTCCAACGACGAGCTGAAGCGGCAGATCGATACTAACACCCGGCCCGATGAGTCGCTAATCGACCTTTTGCGCAGCACTACACAGTCCCAAACGTGGGTGTTCTACTATTATTACTACCAATATGTCGTGCGCCCCTGGCAGTTCATGCTTTTGCGGTCTACGCCTTACTTCACGCTCTTGGAGGGCTTCTTCACCGTCCTGGGCATTCAGGCCGTTGGAGAGACCAACAGGTGGCTGTCGCGGGGCAACGGTTCCAACATGTGGGTTATTTCGGGTCTGATGGCATCTGGAGGCGTCATCACGGCTGCACTTTACTACTTATACCGCATCTACGTGACGCCCATTTGGGAGCTCTCTGTCCAGACTGCGTCCTTGCTAGGTTTTACCTTTTCAATCGTCTCAGGTTTAGGGATCTACGGCATTGTTTCAGGCCGCGGGTCCACGATAGAATCTTCGCTGTTTTTTGCGTACATAGTACGTTGCCTGTACGAAATATCTCCACAGCTTGCGACGAGTGCCATGGACGAGATATTCACGCTTGTCAAGGAAACTTGGCACAACCAGCACCGCAGTCTGCGGTCGTCGGATACTTTGCTAACATACTACCGCGATATCATACTGAAGAATGGCGAGATGGTTTGGGACGCGATTCTGGCTCGCACCAACGTCAACGTGGGTGCGTCCGGGACGCCAGTATGGGCTTCCTGGAACCGCGTTCAGCCCCTGTGGAAGTTTGTTAAGCACTTTACATCGAGCGTTCCTAGCTCCATCCAAGAAATATTTTATTTGACCCTCGAAATGGCTCGCGAAGCGATTGCACCCGCTGTCGTGATTAACTTGTGTTTCCGCATCCTGATCTTCTACTCCGCCACGAGGATAATACCGGCGCTCCAGAAAAAACACAAGCGCCGATCACGCAGGTTTATGCGCATGCTATACTGGTACAGCCCCTGCATCGTAATCGCCATGTACACGCATCTGATTCTACAATACTCAGGCCAAATCAGCAACGACTTGTGTCTGTGGGGGTGCTTCCCGTGGTCCGTCCCGGACACTCCTAAGGTCGTCGTAGATTCCTGGGGTTTTTGGAACTGGTGCAACATATTTTGCACAATGGCCATTTACGCTTCCGAGCTACTGGGCAGCAAAAGCTGA
- the EFM6 gene encoding putative protein-lysine N-methyltransferase (similar to uniprot|P53970 Saccharomyces cerevisiae YNL024C Putative S-adenosylmethionine-dependent methyltransferase of the seven beta-strand family), producing MAELLDFTAQFTDLVPSRPLEHFGDSDLTFGGRIFPALKIHEDGGESGCGGKLWIAGELLCEYLLENSDDNGILSKQMNLLGRDKPFVNILELGSGTGLVGLCAGSLARANGGNAKVHITDIDQLVRLMEGNVELNGLASVVSAEKLWWGEPLKYEFGPDAISNKTDLVLAADCVYLETAFPLLEKTLLDLTKGETPPVVLMSYRKRRKADRIFFKAIRKNFKVVPITSFDRCDDFLKQRTHLFQLIRVQK from the coding sequence ATGgcagaacttcttgatttcaCGGCTCAATTCACTGATCTGGTCCCCTCGCGGCCTTTGGAACATTTTGGCGATTCGGATCTCACTTTTGGAGGAAGGATCTTTCCCGCACTCAAAATTCATGAGGATGGTGGCGAAAGCGGGTGTGGTGGCAAGTTATGGATAGCAGGCGAGCTCCTTTGCGAGTACCTCTTAGAGAACAGCGATGATAACGGCATTCTATCTAAGCAAATGAATTTGCTGGGAAGAGATAAACCGTTCGTGAACATCCTGGAATTGGGAAGCGGAACAGGTCTAGTTGGGCTATGTGCGGGATCTTTGGCAAGAGCGAATGGCGGAAATGCTAAAGTTCATATCACTGACATAGATCAGCTTGTGCGTCTAATGGAAGGAAATGTGGAACTGAACGGCTTGGCGAGCGTTGTATCTGCAGAAAAACTTTGGTGGGGTGAACCATTGAAGTATGAGTTTGGACCAGACGCCATAAGCAATAAGACAGATCTTGTGCTGGCTGCAGACTGTGTGTACTTGGAAACAGCGTTTCCGCTGCTTGAGAAAACGCTTCTGGACCTTACAAAGGGAGAAACGCCCCCGGTGGTTCTCATGTCGTACCGGAAGCGAAGAAAGGCAGACAGAATCTTCTTTAAGGCAATCCGCAAGAATTTCAAGGTGGTACCGATCACTAGCTTTGATCGTTGTGACGATTTCCTTAAGCAACGTACGCACTTGTTCCAGTTGATAAGAGTACAAAAGTAG
- the RSM25 gene encoding mitochondrial 37S ribosomal protein mS23 (similar to uniprot|P40496 Saccharomyces cerevisiae YIL093C RSM25 Mitochondrial ribosomal protein of the small subunit), with the protein MKVQQNAVNVLERTSSYLKAGLLKKTPAWYDVVAFVPPSKRFVREPRLVNPSTNKETAKLSEFAEQYSVENRSYKTRASRSERQVSGSKLFAAPKLKYAEDKLREVFYEQHPWELSRPKMLVENSGTHDYDWSTIQQLGKPLDGESVVQRTLYLLRTKAHQELLAAYDQARFEFYRLRIQEEVQNQVAQEEAEMFGSVFGPSAIDFGLEKEQKIIDVWKQKAIDQTEVMSARNINPSESWSAQESQPQSDAKAEDTKELQL; encoded by the coding sequence ATGAAGGTGCAGCAAAATGCCGTCAATGTTCTAGAGCGTACTTCTTCGTACCTAAAGGCGGGTCTTCTAAAAAAAACACCTGCCTGGTACGATGTTGTAGCATTCGTCCCGCCTTCCAAGAGATTCGTGCGTGAGCCACGTCTGGTCAATCCATCTACCAACAAGGAAACTGCAAAACTCTCAGAGTTTGCTGAGCAGTATAGTGTGGAAAATCGCTCATACAAGACTCGGGCCAGCCGTAGTGAAAGGCAGGTTTCCGGCAGCAAGCTGTTCGCGGCACCCAAGCTAAAGTACGCAGAGGATAAGCTGAGAGAAGTTTTTTACGAGCAGCACCCATGGGAACTTTCTAGGCCCAAAATGCTGGTAGAAAATTCGGGAACTCACGACTACGACTGGAGCACAATCCAGCAATTAGGCAAGCCTTTGGACGGCGAGAGCGTAGTCCAAAGAACACTTTATCTTCTACGAACAAAGGCGCACCAGGAGCTCCTTGCTGCATACGACCAAGCTCGGTTTGAGTTTTACCGACTAAGaattcaagaagaagtgCAAAACCAAGTTGCGCAGGAGGAGGCTGAGATGTTCGGCAGTGTTTTCGGCCCATCTGCTATCGACTTCGGTCTTGAGAAGGAGCAAAAGATCATTGACGTGTGGAAGCAAAAGGCTATCGACCAGACGGAAGTTATGTCTGCCAGAAACATCAATCCTTCGGAATCCTGGTCCGCTCAAGAGTCTCAACCCCAATCCGACGCGAAGGCCGAGGACACGAAAGAACTGCAACTGTAG
- the UTP25 gene encoding rRNA-binding ribosome biosynthesis protein UTP25 (similar to uniprot|P40498 Saccharomyces cerevisiae YIL091C Protein required for cell viability), with translation MSSLKRSSSAIKGSNEYRSSKSGRKQLRTIRKASGPRRGLAEESANEENNGSETEAEDKLAAPELNEPAQDQRAGGEAYAALLTLLKAEHGGPARRKTKTDDKKTSADPTSNVKDEEESESRDNEDEEEDEDEEAAIENALMDEHTSGDEDDEGDDGSHQDDINGVTREGGDATELAAGFEEEDKPDTLEIHFNSVSEKDTNALDAAFKAKEVRYRSCKLHVDKNQEFIYSRPTLVNEPASAVSAPDGSQSLNSYFIKQRLKIQNDLLDSQDKLTPLQKQIVDPMFQYQDLLYEYEDYDKETEYRDLYALHVLNHIYKTRDRILKNNQRLQENPDQELLDQGFTRPKVLIVAPTRDAAYDILSKIIQKSGLDQVDKKAKFKDQFFQEALPPSYKPKSFQQLFKGNTNDFFVLGAKFTRKTIKLYSNFYQSDIIICSPLGIQLILENTDKKKRQDDFLSSIELLVVDQLHSIEFQNMLHLTSIFEHINKIPQQQHDADFSRIKMWYINDQAKLFRQTLIFTKFSSPFANSLINGKCRNYAGRWKNHRVIFPENSSLGQLGMRTRLIFQRFDLVGKSVSEEPDSRFKHFCSVIVPNIVKSTGYEDGILLYIPDYTDFVRVRNYLREKTTILFGDINEYSEQRQLTSNRAMFQQGRVKVLLYTERLHHFRRYEIKGVKTVIFYKPPTNPEFFEEVARYLGKSAFLGLADLNISVVRCLFSKLDGLSLERIVGTERAAVLTHGPNETYEFK, from the coding sequence ATGAGTTCTCTTAAGCGCTCTTCTAGCGCTATAAAAGGCTCCAACGAGTATAGATCTTCCAAGAGCGGCAGGAAACAGCTCAGAACCATTAGAAAAGCAAGTGGTCCTAGACGCGGGCTTGCGGAAGAAAGTGCGAACGAGGAAAACAACGGCAGCGAAactgaagctgaagacaAATTGGCCGCGCCGGAACTGAACGAGCCGGCGCAGGACCAAAGAGCTGGTGGCGAGGCCTACGCTGCTTTGCTGACGTTGCTGAAAGCTGAGCACGGCGGGCCAGCTAGACGCAAGACTAAAACCGACGACAAGAAAACCTCGGCCGATCCCACGAGTAACGTAAaggatgaggaagaaagcgaaTCTCGAGACAACgaggatgaggaggaggatgaggatgaggagGCTGCGATCGAGAATGCCTTAATGGATGAGCACACTAGCGGcgacgaagacgatgaaggTGATGATGGTAGCCACCAAGATGATATTAACGGGGTGACTCGCGAAGGCGGAGATGCTACAGAATTGGCTGCCGGCTTTGAGGAGGAAGATAAGCCGGACACTCTGGAAATCCACTTCAACTCCgtttctgaaaaagacaCAAATGCCCTAGATGCCGCATTCAAAGCGAAAGAGGTGCGCTACAGATCTTGTAAATTACATGTGGATAAAAACCAAGAGTTCATATACTCTCGCCCTACTCTCGTGAACGAACCCGCCAGCGCTGTGAGTGCGCCTGACGGAAGCCAATCTCTCAATTCATACTTCATAAAGCAAAGATTAAAAATCCAAAATGATCTACTTGACTCCCAGGACAAGCTCACCCCACTGCAAAAGCAGATCGTTGATCCAATGTTTCAGTACCAAGATTTGCTGTACGAGTATGAAGATTATGATAAGGAGACCGAGTACCGCGATTTGTATGCTCTCCATGTTTTAAATCACATCTATAAGACGCGTGATcggattttgaagaacaatCAACGtctccaagaaaacccCGACCAAGAACTTTTAGACCAGGGGTTCACCAGACCTAAGGTGCTTATTGTCGCTCCTACAAGGGATGCGGCGTACGATATTCTCTCTAAAATTATTCAAAAGTCTGGGCTAGACCAAGTGGATAAAAAAgccaagttcaaagaccaatttttccaagaagcccTTCCACCCAGCTACAAACCCAAgtcttttcaacagctaTTCAAGGGTAACACgaatgatttttttgtcCTGGGAGCAAAGTTCACCAGAAAAACTATCAAACTTTACAGCAACTTCTATCAATCTGACATTATAATTTGCTCCCCACTGGGTATTCAGTTAATTCTAGAGAACACcgacaagaaaaaaaggcaagATGACTTTCTGTCATCCATAGAGTTGCTGGTTGTCGACCAACTTCACAGCATTGAGTTCCAGAACATGTTACACTTAACGtccatttttgagcatATAAACAAAATTCCCCAACAGCAGCACGACGCCGATTTTAGCAGAATCAAAATGTGGTATATCAATGACCAGGCGAAACTATTTCGCCAGACTTTGATTTTTACAAAGTTCTCCAGTCCGTTTGCCAATTCTCTCATTAACGGAAAGTGCAGAAACTACGCCGGTAGATGGAAAAACCATAGAGTCATCTTTCCAGAGAACTCTTCTTTAGGACAGCTGGGAATGCGTACACGCCTCATATTCCAGAGGTTTGACTTAGTGGGAAAGAGCGTCTCAGAGGAGCCTGATTCCAGATTTAAACACTTCTGCAGTGTGATAGTACCCAACATTGTCAAGTCCACTGGTTATGAAGACGGAATTCTGCTGTACATTCCAGACTACACTGACTTTGTTCGCGTTAGGAATTATTTGAGGGAGAAAACAACGATCTTGTTTGGCGATATCAACGAATATTCTGAACAACGGCAACTGACGTCTAACAGGGCCATGTTTCAACAAGGCCGCGTTAAAGTCTTACTTTACACTGAAAGGTTGCACCATTTCCGTCGGTACGAAATTAAAGGTGTCAAAACCGTTATCTTTTACAAGCCACCCACTAACCCagagtttttcgaagaagtgGCGAGGTACTTGGGGAAGAGCGCATTTTTGGGCCTTGCGGACTTGAACATATCTGTGGTAAGATGTCTGTTCTCCAAACTGGACGGTCTCTCGTTGGAGAGGATTGTGGGGACAGAAAGAGCAGCTGTGCTCACTCACGGACCTAACGAGACGTACGAGTTCAAGTAA